One region of Oryza sativa Japonica Group chromosome 10, ASM3414082v1 genomic DNA includes:
- the LOC136353507 gene encoding uncharacterized protein: MCEGLNLEIRFTSVAHPQSNGAAERTNGKILEALKKRLEGAAKGKWLEEMLSVLWALQTTPTRPTKFSPFMLLYGDEAMTPAELGANSPRVVFSGDEGGRKVSLELLEGVRVEALEHMRKYAVNTSATYNKKVRPTDLLPGHLVLRKKTNPVAVGKLESKWKGPYLIKHKSRAGSFRLATLEGEEFDHSWNTASLKRFYV, encoded by the coding sequence ATGTGCGAGGGGCTTAACTTGGAAATCAGGTTCACGTCGGTCGCACACCCGCAGTCGAATGGAGCGGCCGAACGTACAAATGGCaagatcctagaagcactaaagaaaaggctCGAGGGGGCAGCAAAAGGCAAATGGCTAGAGGAAATGTTATCTGTCCTTTGGGCCCTTCAgacgacccccacaagaccaaccaagtttAGCCCGTTCATGCTTCTCTATGGCGACGAGGCAATGACCCCAGCAGAGCTAGGGGCTAATTCGCCAAGGGTGGTGTTCTCCGGAGACGAAGGGGGGCGCAAGGTGTCGCTCGAACTCTTGGAAGGAGTAAGGGTCGAAGCACTCGAACACATGCGCAAGTACGCCGTAAACACTTCGGCGACCTAtaacaaaaaagttcgaccgaCGGATCTCTTGCCCGGTCATCTCGTCCTAAGGAAAAAGACGAACCCAGTGGCCGTCGGCAAGCTTGAATCGAAGTGGAAAGGTCCGTACCTCATCAAGCACAAATCAAGGGCGGGATCTTTTCGACTGGCAACATTGGAAGGCGaggagttcgaccattcctggaatACTGCCTCTCTCAAGCGCTTTTATGTCTAG
- the LOC4348259 gene encoding uncharacterized protein, translating into MSTAEAAVWRGHGSSNITRQILKCTRWQLEETTDFITCPYHYYCDSAYPGDYSPAVGALVAAFAAYCLVSAAAFAVLDIGRAGGGGGRNRRKYMVPSGPFLLPVVLLALAKGQRINAVFPLAQLGPALLLTLQASALAFRNEADGDLRYAVLEASTVSGILHASLYLDAVVLPYYTGTDALRWSRFSGECATCLCRMDPLVVGGRTVLYRGLSKTALAIIFALCSRMVCRIYGEERVSAWTRSALEAASWVFVAGDAVYLAGWAFAEGAAASVAAYALVAGLVFLCIFGKVYKFLAWMETRQVQWKPSVSCHSNVV; encoded by the coding sequence ATGTCGACAGCAGAAGCAGCCGTGTGGAGGGGCCATGGCAGCAGCAACATCACGCGGCAAATCCTCAAGTGCACGAGGTGGCAGCTGGAGGAGACCACGGACTTCATCACATGCCCCTACCACTACTACTGCGACAGCGCCTACCCCGGCGACTACTCCCCCGCCGTCGGCGcgctcgtcgccgccttcgccgcgtaCTGCCTCGTTTCCGCCGCCGCATTCGCCGTACTGGACATCGgcagggccggcggcggcggcgggaggaataGGCGGAAGTACATGGTGCCGTCGGGCCCATTCTTGCTGCCGGTGGTGCTCCTGGCGCTCGCCAAGGGGCAGCGGATCAACGCCGTGTTCCCGCTCGCGCAGCTCGGCCCGGCATTGCTGCTGACGCTGCAGGCGTCGGCGCTGGCTTTCCGGaacgaggccgacggcgacctcCGGTACGCGGTGCTGGAGGCGTCCACCGTGTCCGGGATCCTTCACGCCAGCCTCTACCTCGACGCCGTCGTTCTGCCGTACTACACCGGCACCGACGCGCTCCGGTGGTCGCGGTTCTCCGGCGAGTGCGCCACATGCCTCTGCCGGATGGAcccgctcgtcgtcggcggccggACGGTGCTCTACCGGGGCCTGTCCAAGACGGCTCTCGCCATCATCTTCGCGCTCTGCTCCCGGATGGTGTGCCGGATCTACGGCGAGGAGCGGGTCAGCGCGTGGACGCGGTCGGCGCTGGAGGCCGCGAGCTGGGtgttcgtcgccggcgacgccgtgtACCTCGCCGGGTGGGCGTTCGCGGagggcgccgcggcgagcgTCGCGGCGTACGCTCTCGTGGCCGGCCTGGTGTTCCTGTGCATTTTTGGTAAGGTGTACAAGTTCTTGGCTTGGATGGAGACGAGGCAGGTGCAGTGGAAACCAAGCGTCAGCTGCCACAGTAATGTGGTTTGA